The Nostoc sp. KVJ3 genome contains the following window.
GGTATTTTCGCAGCATTGCTTTATTAAATTTAGAACGCTATGAAGATGCTCTTGCTAGCACCGAGCAATCCCTGAAACTTAAAGGCGACTTGAGCGCAGCCTGGGAGAATCGGGGTGTGCTTTGGATAATTTGGGGCGCTATGATGAAGCAATAGCTTCTTACGATCAAGCGATTGAATTTCAAACTCTAATGCTTGGTATAACCGAGGTATTGTATTGATGACATTGGAACGCTTTGAAGAGGCGATCGCTTCCAACGAGCGTGCAATTGAATTCCAGCATGATTTTCCCCAAGCTTGGTGTAACCTGGGTATTGCTTTAATGGATTTGGAGCGATTTGAAGAAGCGCTGACTAGCTTCGACCGCTCCCTTGAATTTCAAAGAGATTTACCCCAAGCTTGGTATAACCGAGCCAATACACTGTTAACTCTCAAACGCTTTGAAGAGGCGATCGCCAGCTATGATAAATGTAACGAAATCTGTCCAGACGACTCCGCGACTTTTTATGGTAAGGCTTGCTGTTATGCCCAATTGCTTAATATAAAGCAAGCAATCTTTAACCTACAACAAGCTATCAATATGAGTCCTAACCAATACCAAGATATGGCGAAAAATGACTCAGATTTTGATAATATTCGTTCAGATGAACAATTTCAGGCGTTAATCACTCCTGGTTCGCTCATTTTATAGCCGGTTAGAAAAAAGACGGAACGGAAAAATAGAGGTTACAGCGTTACCAGATGGCGAACCGTGATTGTCGGCGCTTTACGATGGTCGCTCCGCGAACCGCCGCAGGCATCGCCAGCGTTGTGAATTAATCTTGGGTATTGCTTCACCGCTTGTCACCATCCAAAAATCTGATTTCTCCCAAACCCTTATTCTTACGTTATTTATCAATTTCTCTAACTTCAAAAAAAAGGGCGAACTTCGAGTAATAAATTATGACTTCTTCATAATATTCTGGTTATTGAAGATTCCAAAGATATGAAATGGTTGTTTGAGGGCTTTTTTAATTTACTGCCTGCACACCACTTTGAGATGTACATTTATAATGGACGTGATGCTTTAAAATTCGTCAAATCTCACAGAGTTAGCATCATCTTGATTGATTTTCCAGTTCTGGGTGCTTGGGAGTTTTTTGAGTACGTTCAAGCTCATCCGACATTAAGATTTGTTCCCCTTGTAGTTATGTCGGGGGCAAAAAAACATTTTATCGATGAATTTCCAAAGCCTTTTGAATATTTTGAAAATTGTAAAAAACCATTTAGACCAGTAGAACTTAAACAGGCAGTCCGTTCCGCGATTAACAAAGCAAAAATTGCACTATCTGCAAGAAAAAAGCCACATCCTTGGTGATATTAGTTAGACAAGCACGGATTCCTCATTTTGCAGACTTGGTGTATTCTATGCCTGAAAGCATTCTATCTCCATTGATGCTCCCACGGCGATGACGCAAAAAACCCCGGTGTTAAGTACCGAGGTGACAAGTCTGAATGACGATGAGATATAGCGATACAGAAGTCTAAAAATCTTAGCTAACACCAAAGGCAACCAAAACAATAGCAGAACAAAAAGGCGATGCAAACGTATGTAAACTACGTACTGGGTCGCCTTTTCCTCTAAGAAACTGATCTCTTCCCCACCACTCTGATTCAGCCTGTGGTTCTGGTGCTTAAGCACCACACTTAAGCACTAGCTGAACATCAAAAGGCGATCGCATCCCCAAACCGCGTAGGCGCAGCCCGTCGTAGACATCGCCATGCATCCTCTAAGAAAAATTACTACTTCTTACCTGTTCCAGAAAGTTAGGCAATGAGGACTTCAAAGAACTATCTACCGCAATTTCCCTGTTTTTCACCTTGTGAAAGATGATTTTGGTTGTTTCAACAGCCTCATCAAATGAGCAATCAAGCTGTTCTTGAACAATAAAGACTAACTTGGTTGCATTATCTAAAAGTTCATCACTATACATCTGGTTTTCCTCTAGTTGAGTGCTTTAGCGATATCCTCTAAGAATGACATTCATCACCATTTTCGTCTTGCGGTGGTGGCTGAAGAATATTACTAAACGCTGGGGAGCAATGCGATTTTGTGAGGTCTGGTCAAAAACCAGCGATCGCTAAAATTATATTTAAGTACAAGGTGATTTTATTTGCAAATACAATACTGACTTACACAAAAATTCATCTTGATGAGATATCTCAAAAAGATTGCTAGCAAGTCATTTGACGATTATTTCTGAAAATATCTGCAATCAGCCTTTTATACTTAGTATCAATTATGCTAAAAAATAAATTAAAGACAAGACTAAAGTATAAAATTTATCAAGCAGTTTGGGATTTGATAAAGGAATTAAAGATAGAACCACAAAAATTATCCCAACTTCCAGCTATCCATTGACAACGCAGATGTAAGATAATTTCTGCATTTTCTTTCAACCAAAATTTACTGTTACCCTTGATTCTTAAGTTGACAACTTGACGGATTAAACTCTCAATTGCCCCACTACCTATTGGTAGTTTTTGGTCTAGTATCTTAGCGTAATTTAAACGCCTTTCACGATAAGCACGTAAAAGATAATTTCTCTGTACTACCATCGTTTTACAACGTTTCTCCGTAGCTTCAAAGATAAATTCATCCATCTGCCTAATTATGGTCATTGCATTACTTTTTTTTAAAGTTCTCCGTGCTTTTTTAAACCAATTATTCCGCTCTTTATCATCATTAAAAGCTACATCAGCAAATTTATGTAGTCGCTCAGTAACATGGTAAAAATCAAATAATTGATAAGTGGCATTGGGAGATTTCAATTTCTTTAAAAGGGAGGGATATGTTTCCAAATCCATCCAGCACCGTCAGCAATTAATAAAACTTGTTTTGCTTGACTAATTCCTAAACTAATCAGATGCATTTCTAATATTGGTAAAAATCCCTTATAATCTTCATACGTACCATCGTTGATAATAGGGATGTCCTTAGTTTTTACTTTTTTTCCCTGTTCATCAACCACATAAATTGTTACTAATTTTGGCTCAACCCATTCTCCTATAAAGCCATGCTTGTTTGTTTTGGGATTTTTTCTACCTTTTTTATTAATCCTAATTCTACTCCTGCCACCATCTACAGCAATTACAACTCTCTGGTCTTTAAGTATATTTCCATCAAGTAATTTACCTTGCTGCAAGTTAGATATTTTAGCTTGACGTAAATCAATGCCAATTTGGCCAAATTTATATGTTAATCGCTCAATCCGTTTTAAACTAATATTAATTCCCCAACTGATGAGAATTGTATGTGAAGCTTCAAAGGAACTAGCAATCGCGCCATATTGAGCTATAGTTGTCCAAACAGCAGGGGTCAAACCTTCTGACAAACCCAACCATTTTAAAAAGGGACAACATCCTTGATTGTAAATTTTACTTTTGGTCTTTGCTTTTGACTTTTTTCTTACCATATATGGTAGTTTTAGAGTAACTAAAACATTCCCAACTGTTAATATCTGCATTTTCTATAACCGTGTCTTTGCGTCTTGCCATCCTCACAATTTCTTGTTTGAATAATCGCAGTTTGATTAGCTAACTGAGATTGGGAAAGATTATACAACAAGATGGCAATACATTGACCAGCTAAAATAAGTGCAACTTCTCTAATCTTTTCTTCTCTCTGTTTAAAAATTTGCCCATTCCATTCATTGATATTCGTCAATTCTAAAGATTTTATAACTTCCAAAGAAAAATCTGATAATGATTTACTTAAATCTAACGTTGCATATATATTTTTTTCCATTAAGGTAGATAATCCTTATCACAAAACTATTGCTACTTGAGAATCTTACTTTTTTTATTGTCAGAAAAAGAAACTGAAAACTCGTTGTGAATCAGATCATCATTATTACAGTATAAATACTATTTATTCGGTATAAATATATTTCAATCACTGAAAAAAGGATTTAGCGATCGCACCTTTTT
Protein-coding sequences here:
- a CDS encoding tetratricopeptide repeat protein — encoded protein: MGESGCALDNLGRYDEAIASYDQAIEFQTLMLGITEVLY
- a CDS encoding tetratricopeptide repeat protein — translated: MSNSNAWYNRGIVLMTLERFEEAIASNERAIEFQHDFPQAWCNLGIALMDLERFEEALTSFDRSLEFQRDLPQAWYNRANTLLTLKRFEEAIASYDKCNEICPDDSATFYGKACCYAQLLNIKQAIFNLQQAINMSPNQYQDMAKNDSDFDNIRSDEQFQALITPGSLIL
- a CDS encoding two-component system response regulator, producing the protein MKWLFEGFFNLLPAHHFEMYIYNGRDALKFVKSHRVSIILIDFPVLGAWEFFEYVQAHPTLRFVPLVVMSGAKKHFIDEFPKPFEYFENCKKPFRPVELKQAVRSAINKAKIALSARKKPHPW